The DNA segment CCTCCACACACCCAACCGAACCCCAAGCTCCCCCCCTCCTACTCCTCCTTTTTAAAGCAAGCGTGCTATCTGGAGTCTCAAACAGGAACAGAGACTGGAAGAGACTATTTTAGTTGGGTAGCTACTCCTTTTCCATCCTATCAGCATGAAGCCTTCTTGCTCTGGAAAGAGGATGTGGTTACAGGTCAAGGCCCcggcgacacacacacagatgcattcGGCTGATggcgtttttttttgtcagttacAGATCTTTGTCATGATTCAGTCACAGCAAACTTTTTGTGTGCCTGGCTGCAGTTTTGTTCTGACTCACCGAGGCATTGTAGTGAGACCGAGAAGAGTTTGAACAAGAAAATGCTTCGCTTTTAAAATCTTTGATAGCGAAGATTATTTTGACGCTGGCTTCATAAAAGTCACTGTGCTCAAAATCTTGACGTCAGAAACGTCCTCGTTACTCATTACGTCTTGATTTCTTGAATTGAGTTAATGCAGTGTTATCGTAAAGATGTTtagaaaaatccaaaatgttgcAATAGTTCCCAGCGTGACAGCAAATACTTTATTAAGCTCAGGTGGTAATGGTTTATTTTACAGGCTTGTAAATTCCTAATTTCTGAGGAAGTTTCCAAGAAAAAGCTATTTAATTTGGCACTAATTATAGGTTAATTAGTGCCAATTGGTATACTtccaattaattaattcaaattaaCTGCTAAGCTGGCTAGTCTTTTAGTTGGGGGCACAGCAGGTCAGCTGACAAAAATGTGCAATTTGTAACTTGCAGAGAAGTTTCCGCGAATAAagtaaattgaaataaaatgtgtttttaatggagCAGTGAAGGAAGTTTATCTGGTTTTAACCTCAACACAACTAActaaacttttattattttattttattatgaactTTATTTCCCCTATAACTGAATAACCTAGTTATTTCCAGGAAACTTTAAAGACTTATGAGGATATAGGTAGGAAATGAGTTAGCTATGAAATAAAGCATCTTCTTTACTGAAACACTTTGCCTGCCAGGGTTTGTGGGTTATTCCCCTGATGTCAGTGAGTTTCTCATGTTAATCTCAGAGTGAGCAAGTGTGATCTGTGGTTTGGTGGTAATGAGTAACCAGACGCTTatcaccatttaaaaaaaaaaaacaacaaaaaaacatggcacaattttttttcttttctttctgtaaacCTCAAATTTGATATTTTCTCTTATCGGCCCTGTAATGTCATGTGGTGTTAAGCAAGCAAATAAGATGTCACAAGAGTCTGTGTCATGCTGCCGGCTCCACCAACGGATGTGTGCGTTTCCATCATCCGCACTTGGCTGAAAGATACAGAGGGCAGCTGTCACTCATGTCATCCTGCTGAGTCAGGCGCCGTGACAGCCTCATTGCTGTCAGATTAGCCTCAGCAGACGACGAGGAAGTCGTGGATCCTGACTGTTCCAGTTTAGCTTCAGTTCCCTCCAGTTCGAGACATAGTTCCAGATACACTCGCTGCATACTCCTGCTAGGCGCCTCGCTCGTCCAATTTCCAGCCTTAGATGGAGACATACCTTTGGCCGTAGAGAGGGTGAGTGATGCAGTGAAGTCATGGCGGAGCATGTTTTCTGTGGCATGTGGCTTTCCTCTCTCCTTATTTGCTGGGGTTACTACGAGAGCAGAGTAAcggcagcagtgtgtttgttttgtcggGAATGACAGTGTGTAGTCGAAGGCAGTGGAAAGCGGGAGATGTCCTTAAATGgccttgcgtgtgtgtgtgtgtttgtgtgcatcgAGAGTGTGTAGGCAGGCGGATGAGAGAGTGCGGTGTTGTGTGTAGTTTTGCTGGTATGAAAGTTTTTGTAGATAAAGGTGTGAGAGGAAGAGCATCCTTTTCAGTCATGCTAATCTTTTGTAGCAAAGGTTGAACCTCAGATAAGGAGATAGGCGTCACGTCAGTTGAATTAGTTTGACCTGAAACGTTATTTGAATTTGGGACGTTGGTATTTGTCTCTTGGCATAACCAGTTTGCGGTTCTCAAGAACATGAATTAACACTCGAGCTGAGAAATTCTGTGCCTCACTCCTACTCGCGCTCGGGCACACTCACAGTCTTTCCGTTTCGAGTGGTTTAATGCGCAATGATGAACttgattgtgtttatttgtagaCAAAAGTTGAGCTTTGTGGTCAGCTCACCAGCACGTTAACTGCCAATCTTTATGCAGTTTTATGCCAGACAGGCGACGATTTGTAAAAGTTAAAAGGAACATGACTAACTCTGAAGTAACTAAATCAACACTGGTAACATTGCTAAAACCTTCTGAATTCTTCCGGAGGATGTTGAAATGGAGGTAACCGAGCTGGCTGACACTGGTACGACACCAGGAAGTGTTTTAAGCCACTCACTTAAACtcaaaattatatatttttatagtgtTTCCTACAAATTAGTGAGAGTTCATCAGTTGACCTCATAAATGCGAGTGCTACTTGGGCGTCTGTGGctcattctgtttttaatttagttgTTTTTCCCGTGCTAAAAACCCACAAATGCggaaatgaagaaaaatctaTGTTAATTCTGTTTTCAGTTGGGTAGGTGGTTGCTAAACGTGGAAATAATACTCATCACCATTATCAACCTAGACTATGCGCATGAAACCCCAATCGCAGGCCATTGAATTTGCACATAAGCTTGTTtgtaataattaaattaaatgtaggTCTAGCAGCAGTCGGCTCCTACTGTGACACGTAACAATCCAGAGAAATCCACTTTTTAGTTTAAGTTTATTaaccaaaataacaacaaactgaaattgGCATAACTTGACAAACTAAATAATGCGATATGATATGAAACGTGATAATAAATAGAGGCAAGGTcgacagaaaacaacagagcCTGTCACCCTCTTTGTCCAAACTCCAGCCGCCAAGTGCACAGGTAAAAATAAGGTGCGACCACACAACACCCCCTGTGTCAATTACTGGAAATAAAGGTGACCAACAAAATAAGGTGTTATGtaaccaaataaacaaagcaaGCTATATACATGTTTTGGCTCCTACAGTAGGTAAGAAACATACACGCATCTTTCTAAGTAGATCTTGTACTACTTTTATTCATGTTCTCAGAAGAAATTGCTTTTAAAATGCAACTGACCCAGTCAATAAACAATAAGCTCAAGAAATGCTCGTAAGCCAAGCGCCTAATGTACaggtttgatgtatttttaaaaagaacagaTGTAGCTTCACTGCACAATTTTTGGAGGAGCCGTCATCCTCCAATGACAACCTCTGAAGCAGTCACATAATAATCTGTCACAGAGAGGGTTCCTGACATCATCTGTCCTTGCAGGGGTCGGTCCACAGCGTCCACACAAGAACCGTGACGTGTGGCCAGCTGACAAGTGAGGCCTAGCCTAAATCTAAGTGTGACATTGTCTGTCTGACATCGCACACATGTGACACTGTGCCTGCACTCGACTGTGTACTTGAATGTTTACATGAGAGCGTGCAGCTGAGGCTGTTTGCACAACGCTCCGTCCTTCTTTTCCCTCCCCAAGGCTCCTTCCAAATCGTGCAAGGAGAACTTCGCTTTGTGCGTTAGAGGATTAGCGAGTATGAATTATTCACAGTCCGGGCTTCATATCCCACATGGTCACTGCTTGTGATTGAAGTTGGAGGTCCTTAGTCCCTTTTCGTTGGAGTGTGCTGTAAAAAGAACAGTGTAGGAGGGGATCATCTGCTTCCTAGGATGGATGGCGATTAGCTTTTGATGGTCTGAAAAAAGGATTTATTATCAAGCAAGGTTTCTGCCTCGAGACCTGATTCGAGACACTTTCTCAGTGCAGCCTCGATGCTTGTCAACCCATGACCAAAAGGATGAATGGTGTGGTTTCAGGATCATAGTCCCCAGATTGCCCATCAAATAAACCTGTTTCACATCTCCATCTTCTATCAGTAATTGGATAAATGTGGTACAGTTTGGCGAAAGGATGACACCATATCCTCCTGAAACGATGGTGTCACCTTACCCAAGTTCTCTTTCGTGATTTAATATAACACTCTTTTGATTTTGATCTGCCAATCTTTATTTCCGGTGCTGGAAAAATATCGGATATGATGATCtgagaagcaggaaacagaGGATGTTGGCGATCTATACTTAGACTGAAATTGCCTGTTCATTTTATTCCAATCAACTCATTTGCATCTCTAAACTTAACGATTAAGTAATCACAAATCCTCCCATCACCCAGCCACGACTAAACCATGTAGCAGCCGCTCCGTTTCTGCATCCCAACTTGTAGTGACCCAGTTGGCTAACCCAACTGACTTTACGCCACAGTCTCTGCCAGTGATTTGAAGCTTCTGCGTCCCTTAAAGGGATATTCCGGTGATTTCACAATTTCCTCTCCATCGCTGTTTCCACTTCCCTCAGCTGTTTTGTGCCATTAGTcaaaaagacagacactgtATTGGTGTTTTACACTATCAAGGAATGAACGAGTGACTAAAGAATCTGACAGCAGGGTGTGTTTTGGTGCGCGAAGGCCAAATGATTGTGTCATTAGGAGGAATATCTGCCAGATCAATGTATCATCTCCCCTTCAGTTCCCCCTACACTTCGTACACACCACAGCTGGTTTGTGTTAGAGAGGGGTCACAtactcttcacctcctccaccctgaaGCAGCTCCACTTATGGGTGTTCCCTCCATTGTTGTGCTGCTTCTTGTCCATAACCTCCAGGAATGACTAGAATCCTTCCTTTCTGGAGTGGAAAAACTCAGAGACCAGACTGGGAAAATTTGTTTTGCTCAAAAACAAAGTTAGAGCCTAGttattcttgtttcttttttgtcttctgtttttgcaGCTTTCTCATTTTATCTGTCccattttggggtttttttttgcagattgtTGGGCTGTCCGGTGAAGCAAACCCGCCATGCGTGAATACAAGCTAGTGGTGTTAGGCTCTGGAGGTGTGGGCAAGTCCGCTCTGGTGAGTATTCCCTCCTAAATCCCTTCCTGCCCCATTCCCCCCCACTTCTCCTTCTACGTCTCCAcacctctgcagtgtgtttccTTTGTAGACTTTGTTGGACTGTTTTTGGACATACCGTTTTGAGTATTTTTGTCATAGGAAACCGAAAGAGAACACATGAAACTGTcccattcctctttttttcaaactgaaaCCTCGTTTTGCGTTTACTCGAACTATTTATAGGTAACATGGTTATGTTTCCTGTGTACTGTCTTCTGGTATTCTGTATAATTCTGTCTCTATAGCATTTACCATCCATTTGGAGGGTGTTTTTGACAGATGTGCCCAGTTTTAGGTTTTAGATATGGAAGTCACCTCTATACAGCAaattaataatcataaataaataaaagaatccattttaaatacttaaacacccttgtttttcatttgttcgATGAAAATCAGACataaaatgtttggttttgttggCGCTACAAGGTTGTCAACAGGCCACGATCGTCTGAAATGTTGCATGCCCTGCTTAGCTAACTTAGTCCAGGTGCTGAAGGCAGGTTAATCCTTCAAACTGGCAGGCTGACATGTTTAGACCTTAATCAGGTGAACCCCCAGTGTGAATCTATCATGAACCACAATGCTTAATGTAGCACAGTCGTAACTTGGACTGTATTTGCACGTCACACGTGTCTATAACATGTTGAACTTTGCATCCTGGCTGGTGTCGAGTGGCAACTTCATGAACATCCTCTTTGTCAGTGTTTTGCAAGGAGATGGGGCACTTCGGCCTTTACCACTCCGGATGTTTTGTTCTTGCAGATGGGAGGTCACATTGATATAACCCTGCCTTGCTTCTGTGTCTTCTCTTACAGACAGTTCAGTTTGTACAGGGAATCTTTGTGGAAAAATATGACCCTACAATAGAAGACTCATACAGAAAGGTGAGTGTCCCTTgagggggggagagggagaggcagagtgCTGGACTGGAATGAGCTGATTGTTAGCAGCTGCTCTGCAGGTTCACGTCATGATATtgtgctcttgtttttttctcatcgAACTCCCTTCATGcctctatttctctctgtcccctgtttttctttcactctctctttcttttcatgtatTATGTTGCTTCTATGTCATGCTGCAATATTTTTCACATGGAATACAATGTACCCGTTGACCTGAAATTAAGCTTTACATTATCTGAGcctgtgtacattttttttctctctcttacagcAAGTGGAGGTAGATGGGCAGCAATGTATGCTTGAAATTCTCGACACAGCAGGCACAGTAAGTAAACTCCATACGACTGAAATGTCTGTCGATACCCTTGGTTGGTCAGgtcagactaaaatatctcaacagctacTTAATAGATTTAGTTAAAAGTTTGTtaagacattcatggtccccagagaatgaatcctactgactttgttGATCACCTGACTTTTTCTCTAGCGctaccatgaggttgacatttgtggttttgagtgaaacgTCTCGActactattggatggattgctatcACATTTGGTGCAGACATTCCTGTTCCTGTTAGGGgatcatttaaatgattaattgatccCTTAACAGTTCATCGAGCATCATCACAAGTTCTCAAAGTTTGAATTTGTCCAAAACTTTAGTTGATGACCAAACAATGGCAAAACTGACATTCATAccagcctcagctgtattttgtgtttagtcCTCATTAGTACACGTTAGCATGATAACATGCAGTATGCTAAATATTATAGCTGCTAAACATGAGCATGCTAGCATTGTCATTAcgagcatgttagcatgctgacattaagCTCAAAGCGGAGCTGCTGGCATGGCTGCAGACTTGTAGTCTTGATCATGTAGGGCTAGCTCtctagtttttttcttttgttgttgagcAGTATGCCAGACGAATGTGACACAGTAATTCTATGTATGTTGACGGTGCACAAGCAACATACATGTTCGTGCTtgttttaaagaggaaaaatcGAGGGGTGCTGGTGGTCTACCCTCACTGCACAATGGTGTGAGTGTGCTGCGGAAAAACCTAGACTTAGAGATCTTGAAATTCCACGGCACAGGTCACACCAGTGTTATACCACCTGTCATATGCAAAGgacttaaatgtttaataaaatgcTAGAGAGCATATGCCAGAGCTCATGGCCTATCCTTCCTCTTGTATTGTTTCCCGCGTGCAGGAGCAGTTCACAGCGATGAGGGACTTGTACATGAAGAACGGCCAAGGCTTTGCCCTGGTATACTCCATCACAGCACAGTCCACCTTCAATGACCTCCAGGACCTGAGAGAACAGATTCTACGagtaaaggacacagaggatGTACGTAtacagcatgcatgcatgttgaCATGGCTGAATTGGTTGTAGTAACACACATAGTGGAAAGTAGTGCAGATAAGTTGTAAGCGcctcatttcctcctcagcCGCCTACATTGTTCAGAACCAGATTGCACCGTTGCTATGGACACAATTGAACACTGTAATCGCTGCATCTCATGCCAATAATCACAAATTTGTATTGCTCCGACATTTATGCAGGTGTTAACTGTAGAGTGAAAACAACGAGAAAGCACTTAGTGAAACGTGTGTGCTGTATGTAGTGTAGCATTAGTTCATATCAGGTCCCTGTGGTTTGATTGCTTCATCTGTGTTTTAACATGGAACGCTGAGAGTCCCAAAGTAGGGCAATGTCTCAATCTACAAACATTGTGGCTTTCCCCTCTAAGTCTGTCCCTCAGCTTGGATCGGTAACCGTGCAAATAAGAAGAGGATGTGTCATCTCGTTATTTTCCTGGTGTTTGTTACAagtacatttccatttttctgtaTCTCTGCTAAATTGTGAGGCTGTTGAGTGAGTAAGCCCTTCGTCCCCTTTCTGGTGGGGCAGATAGTGCGTCAGCAGGATCTTAGATGCCCTTTTTTGGTGATCTCTGGAGGGAATGAATGTTACCAtaaccctctctctcactctttccttccctctgtctctctctctctctttctgttccctGTCAACCGTCTGAAAAGCCTCTGTGCAGCCTGGCGCAGAAGTTTGCTCGTACTGTATACCACGTTACATTAGTAATTCTCTTGCTCCCTATCTGTGCCAGTTATACCCCTGTGCTTCTTGTTTTGACTGGCCATTTCAGCGCCTGTTGCTCCGTGTCCCCCCCTCCCGTACTTTTCTATGGCCAGCCTTGTGGTCTCTTACTGTGGTCTGGCACTCTGTGTGGGTGATTGGACTGTCAGGGATGATGTGCAAGGAAAGCCTCAGCtcatcaaaaacacactggaTCGTGAGGTTGTGGTGCTTCATTAGAGCCTCCGTGGTTAGGGAGCTGAGGTTAGCCTCTGGCTAACAGATGGATTGCAGGATCAGTGGCTCCTCAACGTGCAAGAAAACAGTTGAcgtcctttttttcttctcaaactGTGCCCCATCTGAATAAATTCCTGGTCTTAACATTTGTGCTTATCTCGCTATTACGGCCCCTCTGTCAGCTATTGGCGCCCTAGTGATTTAAACCTTTACCTATGATGGCCCTGACATCTGTTTATCTTCCTTTGCCCATTGCAGGAATGCACGACCAAAGGAAATTCTtaacattgttttctttcttttttttttttacatccacgAGGACTGATTTCTTATTTGAACAAAGCTTTCGAGCTATTTCAGACATTCTAGTTGCCATTACAGCTGTTCCCATTCTAAGCTCTTCCGCGCACCATTTACTGCAAAGCTGGCATAATGTATAGACGCGCTTAATATTGCCAAGCTCAATTTAAAAAGCCTTTTAATGACTGTACACTGAACACAGTAGGACCAAAATTCCATCTCCTTACAAAAGTCATTAGGCGTTCAGAATAAAGTAAGTGAGCAGTCACCACCAGTGTATTAAAAGCTcacttcccttccttccttccactcTTCTTATGTAAGAAAGAGGTCTTATGACTTTTCCGGGCCACCTCCGTCTCTGCTTGTGTGTCTCGGATGGTACTAATGCCTGACTCCATGCTTGTGACTCACCACTCCATTTGGAACGACTGCCTCCATTCATTTAAGCTACTCTGTACTCCCCTGTTCTGCGTTTCCCCACAATCCAATGTCTAGCATGCCTTGTGGGCGGGACAGGACCTGTCTGTAGCATGTTAACAGCGTCTGAACAGATTCTCTGTGGCCTGCGTGGATTCTTCCAGTAAGCTAATGCTGCCTCGTGTGCTGCTGACAccgaacattttttttcttcttccctgcaTACCTCCATCCTACCACCCTCTCACCGTCCTTTTCATCCCAGCTCGGCTTCAGAGTTTGTGTTAGGAGGGCATACCGCTGGTTCTCCCAGGACCCCTTGGGAGAAATGTCGTTCAGCAGTCCAGTGCGAGGGGTTTGTTTGGATATCAAacatcaagcagcaacctccatgggGTTAATCTAAACATCACAGCTTCCTGTCGTCTGCCTCACaacccagagagagagcagggaagagagagaaaagggaaaaaaaagggccCAGGAATATTCATCCTATGCCTTCAAAGTATTAAATTTTCTAAAGGAATGTGGCCATACCGCCGTCAAAAATGACCTGAATACTACACTTGTGGGTGAGAAAAGGAAGTTTGAGCAAGTTGGTACATGTCAGGGTACTACAACATTACTTACAAATATCCAGTTTTTCCAGATCTAAGACATGTCTGGGGGCCATTTCTGGGACCAGGAGAAGGGAGCGACTGCAGGATTTCCCATGCATGGATTTATTTGTTGCAGGCCCACCACAAATAGATTTCCCCAGCTGATTTATTATTGGCGCCTGTTGTGCTGCATGCAGAATTTTCCACTTGATTATGTATCTTGCTTGTTGAGCCGTACCGACAAACACAAATATCCTGTGAACCTGAGACAAACTACTGGACTTTTCCTCCAACTTGAAGAGGTCTCGGTAGTAAAGCCaagtttaaatgtgaaactaCACAGCGTGCTGAAtgaacacaagcacacacacacaaacaaataggCTCACACTATCTTGTAATTCCAGAGAGCAGGCAGAGCATGGAATCCAGCTAAAATGTTCGAAAACATTCAGGAAGGAAAACGATGTTATCCCGGTTGGGCGGGGCTGCCATGGCTTCCTCCGGGCCAGCATGCTCCCTAGATAGCTGGTCAGGAAACAGCAGGCAGGATGAGACGCATCCCGACACCCTGACTGCCCAGGCTCTGCCCACTGTGACAGTTAAGGGCCGAAGTTTGGCCCAGAATATTCTctttgagagttttttttttttttttttgaccttgGTTGTTAAAACATCTGACTCAGGGGCACGAAAGGAGAAGTGCTGGTTATTTGTGACATTCCATAACCAGCTGCACATCATGTCAGTGGTCGTGTTCTCTGTAGACTTGTTCTCAGTTTTGGTgggaaaggaaataaaaccaaaagagaaaaaaaagaaactgcattCGTTGCAAGTtcatattgattttttaaaatctcttttgtcagtgttgtgtaaCCTTCCCACGGGGATGGATTGATTTTCTTGATCGTCTGTGTCCCTCTAATCCAGTCATCAGATTGAAATTAATAGACTGCTCAGCTCTTAATAATCATGTATCCACTCTTGTACATTGAGAATGCAcaagttgacaaatattgttgagCTTTTACTCTTCATTACCTCGCCCCGGACACTCGCAGACCTTTGCGCCATGGGCTGGATCTACAGGGTTAGATTTGTTGTCATAAACTGTATGAATTTATCAAACCCACCTCCTtctttctgatttattttggcCATATCATATTTTCCCACATGCGAAAGTTGGTTTATCACACTCTGTTTCCATTTCTTCCATCTTCTCTTTTGTAAACCTAAAGATTGTAAAGATTCTGTGTAACTTCAAAATGCACATTAATGCAGATGTGTACAAATATGCCCTCTGATGCACTCTGTTCAGTTGCATCTTAAACGCATGGTTTTTGGAATTCGTACTGAAACTTGGCACTTGTATTATAAAAAATTAACCTGCTACTGTTACATAACTCACATTGTCTCACTGTCATCTCTTGAATTCCATATTTCACTTTCCTCTCTATCCTCcctacttttctttattttcctttcaacCGTCTAACTCTTAATTTTCCTCTCTACTTGCCTCTTTTTCtctatttattttcatagttGTATTTATGAACCTATCGACTTGCCACTCAAGACACATCAGTGTTTGATTTAACGTCTTTTAGGTGCTAttagttgtttttatatttatatattcattttgccacaatgttataaaaatatatgcattcagtattaaagaaaaaatattttggttGCATGTATGGaatcaaatctgtttttatttttctaagaCCGAGTCACAAACTTGCCTCAAGGAGATTTATACCTTCTTTTGCTCGTCGTCAGGTGCCGATGATCCTGGTCGGGAACAAGTGCGACTTGGAGGATGAGCGTGTGGTGGGGAAGGAGCAGGGCCAGAACCTGGCCAGACAGTGGAACCACTGTGCCTTTTTAGAGTCCTCTGCTAAGTCAAAGATCAACGTCCTCGATGTGAGTACACAGAAATGGATTATACCTGCGGCTCATTGCTATACATCCTTTTGTTAAACCTACCATGTGTTAACGGTGACATCAATCTATGTGTCTAGTGACGTGGCTTCAAGTGATTTCTTCTAGGTGGCACGCTGTGTGAGAACTTGAAGGTTGATGGTTTTACCTGTGTAAATCACTGAcggtgtttgttttctcttggctCAGATCTTCTATGACCTGGTCAGACAGATAAATAGGAAAACGCCAGTGGAAAAGAAGAAGGCGAAAAAGAAATCCAACTGTGTCCTGCTTTAAAGACCCCCACCCCTCCAGcccctgcagcagctctgagcCAGGTGTGTATGTCTAAGATTTCATAACACGTGTTAATCATAAAGGCCCAGGAGCTGACATGTTCATGAGGTCATGATGCATAGGCAGGCTGTAAGGTAGCGTTACATAATATCTCTCTGTGTCATCTGAGATGAAGCTGCTTGGATCAGGTGCGGTTTATCATTCATCACAGTCCATTACGAGTTTGTTTGGCTGCTGCAAAGCCAAGACGGTATCTGTATAGCTTAACGTCAGGTTATTCTGAACGTACTGACCTCATGTAGCTCTTCTGTATCCTGGATAAAAatggagttgttgttgttgcatggAACTATTGCATGTAacaacatctttttttcatgAGCTCCATGTGTGAGACATGTCTTGTCACTTTCTATAAGTGGCTGCAGCTCACATCCTGTGacaataataacatttcttTGATGCTGATTAGTTACGGATCCAGTAAATATTTCTGGATAGGCCAACATCCCCCCCCGAGTCAGCCTTCAGACGTGTAAAGCACTTTCAttagcatattttttttttccattttcgTTGCTGTTAAATGAATGAGTCACTGTGTGATGGCTGGATTTAAATATGGATCTCAGCACATTGCAGCAGCTGGTTACGTCTGAGGAAATCCTGATCTGTCATTATGTTGTTTCCCAGGAAATTCAGAATCGCTgcttcttcatttgtttcttgtaatttttttttagagtttgcACGGATACTGGTAATGAGGAAGTCTGAAAACTGCCATGCACAGTAAACCACATTGCTTACTATGGTAAATCCTTCTAAACGGACAAGTCTTTTTAGATCGGACTTAACTGACATTTACGGTATGtgatgtaataaataatgttccaCATTAGATGTTGGATTGGAGCAACTGTTCttgctttccttttttgtaaatgttgttttttttcctgctgcattTTTATCAGGGCTGCCTGTGAAAAATCGCTGGGTCGAAAAGGCCTCGAATTGACTCGCAAATTTGACGAATCTCTGAATTTTTGTTTGTAGCTGTGTCGTCGTACACAGAGCATTGCTGGCAGGCTGTAAACGCTAGAAACCAAGtgaccacaaaccacaaaactaaCTGGCAGCGGAGAAGGGTAGAAACGGAAGGCAGCGTGACGGCAACGTGATTACTGTCAGCGAAGATGGCTTTTAAAACGGATTGTGGTACAACTTTCTCGACTGCTGGATATTAGAAGTAACGAACTTTGTGCGggacacacatttttttcttcctctgactAGTTACATATGATGAATATAGGCAACAAAAGGAACAAGTTGTTGAAACTTTGTATTAAACAGCTGAATCAGATTCTGTTTATTTTAGCTTGAGGTTGGCATTGTGAACAAAATCATCTGTCATGATACATCAGCTCTTAGATTAGAGCTGCCTTTTGTATCACGACATAGTGCATTATAAATAAACCa comes from the Larimichthys crocea isolate SSNF chromosome VI, L_crocea_2.0, whole genome shotgun sequence genome and includes:
- the LOC104924467 gene encoding ras-related protein Rap-1A yields the protein MREYKLVVLGSGGVGKSALTVQFVQGIFVEKYDPTIEDSYRKQVEVDGQQCMLEILDTAGTEQFTAMRDLYMKNGQGFALVYSITAQSTFNDLQDLREQILRVKDTEDVPMILVGNKCDLEDERVVGKEQGQNLARQWNHCAFLESSAKSKINVLDIFYDLVRQINRKTPVEKKKAKKKSNCVLL